The sequence ATGGCATCATAAACAGGCTTGGTATTTTTTAATATTATTTGAAGATAATCATTCGAACTCTCTATTTTCATTATGTCATCAAAATATCCTCTTATTATTTTCATATCTTTAGCCGTGTTGAAGCTCAATTTTTCAACTTTTATATTTCCTTTTTCTTTTATTTCTACTAAGTTCATTCCTTTTATATGGCCTGCTTCACTGAAGGAGTACTTTAAAAGAGAACCAGAGTAATAACTATTTTTGATCTTTTGAGGTCTGTGGAGATGTCCGAGGGCAACGTAATCAAATTTTTCAAAGATGTCTGGATCCACATATTCGCTTCCTCCAATGGATAGAGGCCTTTCAGATTCGCTATTCAATCCACCCATTATGTATTCGTGGGCTATCAATACGTTTCTTTCATCTTCATCCAAATCGATACTATTAATGTAATGCTTTAAAAGCTTGATTTTATTCTCAAAATTTATTTCAAGTATATCACTAGCTTTTTGAAGGTCAACATATGGAAGCATAAAAAAATTAACAGGACCATATTCGTCATTAAAAGTGATTTTTTTGACTTCTTTTTTTAAAGTACCTTCGATATGAAGATTCATGTTAGAAAGTATACCATTCAAGAACTCAAGTCTCTCATCGCTATCGTGATTTCCTGAAATTATGAGTGTGGGGATTTTTAATTCGAGTACAATTTTAGAAAGTACTTCGTTCAATAGATTAACTGCCTCTGAAGGAGGGATGCCTCTATCGTATAAATCCCCTGCTATCAATAATACATCCGGTGGAGTTTTTGATAAATATGCCAAAAATTTGTCTAAAATAAATTTTTGATCTAAGGTCATATAGTTTGAATATATTATCTTTCCAAGATGCCAATCCGCAGTATGAATAAATTTCATAGTTACCTCCAAATTCTAAAAAAGGGATGCAAATTGCATCCCTAATCTTTCGATTTTTCAATACAATGGTTCGACATCCATGTGTTCCCAATAATCTTTGGATAATTTTTGATAGAGTGTATAAATTCTATCTCTATGTTCTTTTTCCCATTCGGCTAGATGATTCAGTATCTTTTTTAACTCTTCGTCTTCAACGCTTTCGGCAGCTTTGCTATAGAAATTCATGAAATCTTCTTCGATAAGATACGCCATTCTTAATACAGGAATATCGGATTTTACAACAGTAAAATCACCTTGGTAAGCTATTTCTTGGGTAGCTCTTTTGGAAAAAGATTGGCCGATATCGGTAGGTTGTGAGAAATGTGCATAATCATGACTTTTTACATCTTTTATCAGACTACTTATATAATCTGCGTGATCTTTCTCCATATTACTTAATTCTTTAAAGGTTTCCTTAACCTGTTGAATCTTAACCGTGTT is a genomic window of Petrotoga mexicana DSM 14811 containing:
- a CDS encoding exonuclease SbcCD subunit D, with the translated sequence MKFIHTADWHLGKIIYSNYMTLDQKFILDKFLAYLSKTPPDVLLIAGDLYDRGIPPSEAVNLLNEVLSKIVLELKIPTLIISGNHDSDERLEFLNGILSNMNLHIEGTLKKEVKKITFNDEYGPVNFFMLPYVDLQKASDILEINFENKIKLLKHYINSIDLDEDERNVLIAHEYIMGGLNSESERPLSIGGSEYVDPDIFEKFDYVALGHLHRPQKIKNSYYSGSLLKYSFSEAGHIKGMNLVEIKEKGNIKVEKLSFNTAKDMKIIRGYFDDIMKIESSNDYLQIILKNTKPVYDAINKLRAKFPNVLSLDFPNLKTNDEIKTRDYNIKKISPVDLFELFYKEVKNQVLSFEEKQIVTSIFNDLQKASGEEK
- a CDS encoding ferritin-like domain-containing protein codes for the protein MNEKKALGILEYALSKELEGMQFYESKANTVKIQQVKETFKELSNMEKDHADYISSLIKDVKSHDYAHFSQPTDIGQSFSKRATQEIAYQGDFTVVKSDIPVLRMAYLIEEDFMNFYSKAAESVEDEELKKILNHLAEWEKEHRDRIYTLYQKLSKDYWEHMDVEPLY